The DNA window TAGTAGTTCACGCCGAGGTCGACGCCAGAGAGCGTGGCGCGGCCCAGGTTGTAGTACGTGAGGACGATCGGCGTGATCGGCGTCGCCGCCTGGTTGACGATGCGCCCCTGCGCGTTGGTCGGGATCTCGCTGCCCGGGTTGACGAGCGGCACCGCGAACGTCGGACCGCCCGCGGCGGCCGTCGCGAACGGGTTGCCGATGATCGTCAGGGGGCTCATGAAGTTCTCGTACTTCGAGTAGTAGTACGACGCGTCGACGTACAGCTTCTCGGCCAGGATGCCCTTGTAGCCGGCCTCCCACGTGCGGTTCGTCTCGGGGACGAGCGGCTTGAACGTCCGGAGCGTCTGCCCGCCGGCGTTCTGCATCGCGAAGCCCGTCGTGTTGCCGTAGATCGAGATGATCGACGTCCAGTCCGGGATGAAGAAGTTCGTCTGCAGGATCGTCGGCGACTTGTACGCGCGGTTGAACGTGACGCGGAATGCCTGGTCCTGCATCGGCTTCACGACGATGCCCGCCTTCGGGCTCCACTGGCGCGCGTAGTTCTCCGGATCGTCCAGCCGCCCGGCGAGCACGAGGTCGAGCCACGGCATCACCGGCGTCGTGGTCTGCGCGTAGACGCCCGCCTGCGAGTTGGACACGTCCTCCTTCGTGATGCGGTCCGTCAGCCACTGGCGGTCGCTGCTCACGACGTCGTTGCGGAACTGCGTCCCGAACACGACGGCGGTGTTGAGCAGCATCGGCACGACGTAGTTGCCCTGCACCTCCGCCGCGTACATCCGACCGTCGCTCGGCCAGTCGGAGAGCTTGCGCAGCGAGTCGGCGCTCAGGCTCGCGTTGGCCGCCACGAGCTGCGCGCCCGCGAAGCGGTTGAGCGCGAACGACGTCCCGCTCTGGGACTGCGCGCGGTAGGCGTTGACGTACCAGTGCGGCGTCGTGTAGCGCGCCTGCAGGACGTTGTAGTCCCAGTCGCGCAGCTGGTTGCGGCCGACGTTCGTCTGGCCGACGCCGTCGGTGCGGCTCCAGCCGCCGTTCACCTCGAAGCGGTTGGGCCCCATGTAGTACGCGAGCGCGCCGCTGCCGCGCATCACGCGCGCGTCCCAGTTGATCGGGTCGCGCAGCTTGCTCTCCAGCACCGAGCCCGCCGAGCCGGGGGCGACGAGTGCGCCGCCCGCGCCGTAGGTCAGGTCGTTGTCCCAGTCGTTCGCCTGCTGGTACTCGCCCGAGACCTTGTAGCCGAGGTTCCCGCTCACGCCCGCGTAGCGGCCCTGCACGTCCATGTAGCCGCGGTTGCCGCCCGTCACCTCGAGCGTAGCGCCCGGGAACTGCCGCGGGTCCTTCGTGCGCAGCGCGAGCACGCCGTTCGACGCGTCCGGGCCGTAGAGCGCGGAGCCGGGGCCGACGAGCACCTCCATGCCCTCGAGGTCCACCTTGGGCGTCGCGGTGAACTGGCCCACCGGCAGGCCGTTCTCCGGCAGCACCGAGATGCGGCCGTCCTCCACCATCAGGAAGCGGT is part of the Roseisolibacter agri genome and encodes:
- a CDS encoding TonB-dependent receptor, whose translation is MQPNPSPRVLCRVARVRRLALVAGAVAGLPLLVTNPIGGTLQAQEPAASASRQTGRIAGLITDANQQPLSGAQVSLAGTRFGTITGADGRFRLSGVPAGTYDVRVQRIGQRTRTMPGVVVRASEEARLDVAMETAPASLGGVVVSASRRVEKITDAPATVTSIGTETLDNAVGNTFAAALKEAKGLDFIQVGMTSVAINARGFNSSFNNRFLMVEDGRISVLPENGLPVGQFTATPKVDLEGMEVLVGPGSALYGPDASNGVLALRTKDPRQFPGATLEVTGGNRGYMDVQGRYAGVSGNLGYKVSGEYQQANDWDNDLTYGAGGALVAPGSAGSVLESKLRDPINWDARVMRGSGALAYYMGPNRFEVNGGWSRTDGVGQTNVGRNQLRDWDYNVLQARYTTPHWYVNAYRAQSQSGTSFALNRFAGAQLVAANASLSADSLRKLSDWPSDGRMYAAEVQGNYVVPMLLNTAVVFGTQFRNDVVSSDRQWLTDRITKEDVSNSQAGVYAQTTTPVMPWLDLVLAGRLDDPENYARQWSPKAGIVVKPMQDQAFRVTFNRAYKSPTILQTNFFIPDWTSIISIYGNTTGFAMQNAGGQTLRTFKPLVPETNRTWEAGYKGILAEKLYVDASYYYSKYENFMSPLTIIGNPFATAAAGGPTFAVPLVNPGSEIPTNAQGRIVNQAATPITPIVLTYYNLGRATLSGVDLGVNYYLTPRIELRATTSTAKLSDLTIEGVLPGVTTTEANELNAPSTKWTLGATVKNVGPLTVGATFRNVNAYYFRSGINTGVIPTFGTLDANVSLKLPAVPNAMLNLGVSNLLTCSARNLKYKAGTPKANSVIESEDRSCGVGRKHAEMVNMPEIGGMAFLGVRLHR